ATTGTGATGACTGGTGGGATGGAAAGCATGAGCAATGTCCCTCATTACAATTACCTGCGCAAAGGGCTGAAGTTAGGTAACGGCGTTCTTGTAGATGGGCTTATTAAAGATGGTTTGTGGGACGTGTACAATGATTTTCATATGGGAAGTGCAGCAGAACTTGGCGTGAAAAAATACGGACTGACGAGGCAGCAACTGGATGATTATGCATTGCTTTCCTATAAAAAAGCACAAGAGGCTGCCACCGGTAATAAATTCAATAACGAATTGATCAGCATATCGATTGAAGGGAAAAAAGGGACAACACTTATAGATAGAGATGAAGATATTGATAAACTCATTCCTGAAAAAATATCACTTTTAAAGCCCGCCTTTGAAAATGACGGTACACTAACAGCGGCTAATTCAAGTAATCTGAATGATGGAGCGGCTGCAATATTGCTGGCGTCCTCAGAAGCGGTAAAAGAACATGATTTGAAGCCGTTAGCGAGAATCGTTACCTATGCTGATGCTGCCCAATCTCCGGAATGGTTTACAACTTCTCCATCCATAGCCATTCAAAAAGTACTGAAACAGTCAGGGCTCAGTTTGTCGGATATTGACTACTTTGAAATTAATGAAGCATATTCTTCTGTAATTTTATCCAATCAGCAAATTCTGGGATATGATTTGGATCGGGTAAATGTTTATGGGGGAGCAGTGGCACTTGGACATCCAATCGGGGCTTCAGGAGCAAGGATTATAGTGACTTTAGTAAACGTTTTGCGAAAGGAAAAAGGACGATATGGTATTGCGGCCATCTGTAACGGAGGTGGTGGCGCTTCAGCAATTCTTATTGAAAATATGAATTAAAAACATAATTTTTAGCACATAGAAAAATTAGAGACTGTTATTGATATGGAAAATAGTGGTGGAGGATTGCCTGATGAAGGATAAGGAAGACTACAACTTAACAACGCTAATGCAGCCTAAAAGTTGGAAGTATTTACTAAATAAATATGAAGATTGCAGACGAAAATTCAGGGAAATTATTCTATCTCAATAATTCCGCTGATATTGTTTAAAAATAAATCTAAATAATGACGACCCAAACTGATTGATAATTATACAATTCGTTTGGACTTTATTGATTATTTGAAAATCAATTTATACTAAATATTAATAAACTGATAAATGTCACCTTGTTCTTATTTTTATTGATTCTAAATAAATATAAATTTGTCTCAATCAAATTAAGAACTTCATGAGAAAACTAACTACTCTTTCTGCTATCATTTTATGCGGACTAATGGATGCTCAATATTGTGCTCCTGCATTTCAATATGGTGCCAGCAGCAACATGATAAGTAATGTAACCTTTGGAAGCATTAACAATGCATCAACAATGAATTCTTCAACAGCTCCGGAATATGAGGATTTTACTTCAATTTCTACGGATCTGATAGCAGGGAATTCATATCCTATATCTGTAAAAGGACCATCAAGTACGTTTCCAAGTGATGTAGTGGTATACATTGATTTTAATCAGAACGGTAACTTTGATGATGCTGGAGAGAGCTTTTTTATAGGTAGATTGGCTGCTGCTAATCCTGCAAATGCTTTTACAATTGATAGTACGATTACAATCCCGTCCAATGTTTCTGGTGGGAGCAAAAGAATGAGAATTCTTAAAAATACAAATGTATCGGCTTATTCGGATCCAAATGCTCAGAATTCAATCAATTCAGCTTGCGATCAGGGCTTAAGAGCGGGACAGACTGAAGACTATACAGTGAATATTTCAGGAGGAAGCTCAGGATTTCCGGCACCGTACTGTGGTTCTGAAAATATAACAAGCCTTACAGTAAGCGAAATAAGTAAGGTGGAGTTTGTTGGGATAACGAACGAAAGTCCTATTGATGGAAATTCATCTGTAATGGAAGACTTTACAGGAACTGTTTTCAATGTAAACCGCGGAAGTGGTTATCCAATAACAGTAACCGGAGGAACTCATGGTCAGGCAACCGTTTCAGCCTATGCCTATATCGATTTTAATCATAACAATCAGTTTGATGCTGATGAAAAGTTTAATCTTGGGTATTTGGATAATTCAAATCCTGTTTCTGGTCATGAATCAGGGGTGACTTCCGAAACAATTACCATCCCTGCCAATGCATTATTGGGAGTAACCCGTTTCAGGTTGGTAAAAGCTTATGAATCCAGCTCATGGATGGGAACGTTGGAGAATTTACCATGTCCGTCAGGTTGGTTCATCGGTCAGGCAGAGGATTATACCATTAATGTACAGCCGGAAAACCTTTCAACTACAGAGGTTTCCAAGGATGCATCAAAGGGTATAAAGGTATATCCAAACCCTACTACAGGGTCTGTAACGATCAAAATGAAAGAGGGACTGGAAAAGTATGAAGTTTACAATATTTCAGGACAAAAACTTTCGGAAGGGAATTCTGGGATTGTAAATATGAGCAATCTGGTTCCGGGAATTTATCTTATCAAAATCCTTACAAAAAATAAAAATATAACCACTGAAAAGGTTATCAAAAAATAAACACACATATCATATCTAATCATATCCATATCAATTTTTGTTTTTTAACCGGCAGATTCTATCTGTCGGTTTTTGTTTGAATCAAGGAATCAGACTATTTGGATTCTAAAATATCGAGAAGATCCTGTTTTGATAATCCCTGAAGCTTCTTTCCATCTGTTTTGAGCAGGTTCTGAGCTAGTATTGTTTTCTTTTTCTGTAACGTAAGAATCTTTTCTTCCACCGTATTTGAACAGATCATTCGAACGGCGATTACATTCTTGGTTTGGCCTATGCGGTAACTACGGTCAATGGCCTGATTTTCTGTAGCAGGATTCCACCAAGGGTCAATTAGGTAGATATAATCAGCTTGGGTAAGGTTAAGCCCAACACCACCGGCTTTTAGACTTATTAAAAATACTCGGATATCTTCATTTTCCTGGAAATTAGCTACTTTTTTACCTCTGTCCTTGGTTTTGCCGGTGAGATATTCAAAAGGAATTCCATGGCGTTCCAATTCAGGTTTCAGAAGGTCTAGCATCCCTACAAATTGAGAGAATACAAGAATTTTGTGATCTTTTGACTTTCCAAGGATCTGTTCCATCAGAATTTCGATTTTAACGGCATGCTCTCCAGAATACCCCTCTTTAATCAGGATAGGGGAATTACAGATCTGTCTAAGCCTTGTAAGGCCTGTAAGTACATGCATGCTGTTTTTATTAAGATCATCATCATTAGCTGCGATAAATTCACGAAGTTCCTTTTCATAGGCATCATAAATCCTGCGCTGTTCGGCATTCATTTCACAGTAAATAACCGTCTCTGTTTTTTCCGGAAGCTCTTTGGCAACTTGTTTTTTGGTTCTTCGGAGAATAAATGGTTTGATCTTCTGCTGAAGTTCTATGGCACGTTTGCTGTACTCAAATTTATCAATGGGGATGGCATAGATGTCCTTAAAGTATTGTTTGCTTCCCAATAACCCGGGACAGGCAAACGAAAGCTGGCTGTAAAGATCAAAAGTACTGTTTTCAACAGGTGTTCCCGTTAATACAATTCTATTTCTGGATTGGAGTAGACGGGCGGCTTTGTACCTTTCTGAATTAGGATTTTTAATTGTTTGAGATTCATCAAGAAAAGTATAGTTAAAGGTGAAAGTCTTCAAAAAACGAATATCCGAAAGCAACATTCCGTAAGAGGTGAGAATAACTTCATAATCAGAAAAATGCGCTGTAGATTTCTGTCTGTCTGCACCATAATGCACCAAAACTTTTATGGATGGAGCGAACTTGCTGATCTCATCCTGCCAGTTAAAAATCAGTGAAGTAGGAACAACAACAAGATTGGTGGTGTGTGCTCGTTTTTCTCTCTGAGATAAGATGAATGCAATGATCTGAAGCGTTTTTCCCAGTCCCATATCATCGGCAAGGCACCCTCCGAAATTAAATCCGTCAAGAAAGTTAAGCCAATTTAATCCATCATGCTGATAATCCCTTAATTCTGCATGTAATCCTTCAGGAATATCTATTCTGGGAATATCCTTAACCGCTGAAAATTGCGACGAATAGGAGACAATTTCATCATATGTCTCTGTACTTAGTACCTCCTTTTCAAAAAGTGAAGAAACTTCTGTAAAGTTGATTTTTGGAATTTTTAATAATTCTTCATCAATTTCTCCTGCCTGAAAATAGGCCGCTATTTTATCCATCCATTCTTCAGGAAGAATTCCCAGGGTTCCATCATCCAGTTGAACAAATTTGCTTTTATTACGAATGGTTCTGTGAAGCTGCTTCAGGGTGGCTTCTTTTGGTCCAAATCCAACTTTTAGCTTCGCATTGAACCAATCCAATCCGCTGGTAATCTGGATGTTAATCTTTGCGCGATGTGGGTTTAACTTATTGTTTTTTAATTCGTTGAAGCCCAGTATGATGATCCCCTCATTTCGCCATGT
This genomic interval from Chryseobacterium joostei contains the following:
- a CDS encoding acetyl-CoA C-acyltransferase, translating into MKEAFIIAAKRTPIGGFMGSLSEFTAPQLGAIAIQNTYEGTLDSPEYIDSVYMGNVLGAGVGQSPARQAAIFSKIPVDKDATTINKVCASGMKAAMIGSQQIQLGLENIVMTGGMESMSNVPHYNYLRKGLKLGNGVLVDGLIKDGLWDVYNDFHMGSAAELGVKKYGLTRQQLDDYALLSYKKAQEAATGNKFNNELISISIEGKKGTTLIDRDEDIDKLIPEKISLLKPAFENDGTLTAANSSNLNDGAAAILLASSEAVKEHDLKPLARIVTYADAAQSPEWFTTSPSIAIQKVLKQSGLSLSDIDYFEINEAYSSVILSNQQILGYDLDRVNVYGGAVALGHPIGASGARIIVTLVNVLRKEKGRYGIAAICNGGGGASAILIENMN
- a CDS encoding T9SS type A sorting domain-containing protein, whose amino-acid sequence is MRKLTTLSAIILCGLMDAQYCAPAFQYGASSNMISNVTFGSINNASTMNSSTAPEYEDFTSISTDLIAGNSYPISVKGPSSTFPSDVVVYIDFNQNGNFDDAGESFFIGRLAAANPANAFTIDSTITIPSNVSGGSKRMRILKNTNVSAYSDPNAQNSINSACDQGLRAGQTEDYTVNISGGSSGFPAPYCGSENITSLTVSEISKVEFVGITNESPIDGNSSVMEDFTGTVFNVNRGSGYPITVTGGTHGQATVSAYAYIDFNHNNQFDADEKFNLGYLDNSNPVSGHESGVTSETITIPANALLGVTRFRLVKAYESSSWMGTLENLPCPSGWFIGQAEDYTINVQPENLSTTEVSKDASKGIKVYPNPTTGSVTIKMKEGLEKYEVYNISGQKLSEGNSGIVNMSNLVPGIYLIKILTKNKNITTEKVIKK
- a CDS encoding DEAD/DEAH box helicase, with the protein product MAEYILEGTNLSTLSVYDLLKHTTESAFVGIKDFREIYPVTIENNIGTFTKNTSLQDFPVVSISKIGSSLLCSCTCDNPKDQLCSHQAEIIHCILEEKNYLIFFDDLLRRKTLISKAKGYGLENEPDLDLYFQLEYIDGKLEIQPKIKEMLPMDEMLLKKELLPQQSSRLDELAILETGKKQILVIGKHRYYNHLIFSLMEAEMTQTGKIKNPVTSVDAMQLIWKAEKPLEIKFYTAITSFHNNYNEEYNASELEALKLIVQNPLDLEVYYHDRDIAETVSSKSLIPIKLNTLDAEVQLSVFKKDPFYEIIGELQFNDISLPFKNVIIRNEYFVYNNNTFSLVDHPDILRIIKFFKANNEILLVHSSKYEAFMQNILSTIEERIHINYSYIQPATEVQLKDKNHQVERVVYIRQQENYIGITPVMKYGQVEVPVYSRKQIFDTDQNGNVFKIERNDAAEARFTSLIMQQHPDFEEQMDGYDYFYLHRDKFLDNNWFLDAFETWRNEGIIILGFNELKNNKLNPHRAKINIQITSGLDWFNAKLKVGFGPKEATLKQLHRTIRNKSKFVQLDDGTLGILPEEWMDKIAAYFQAGEIDEELLKIPKINFTEVSSLFEKEVLSTETYDEIVSYSSQFSAVKDIPRIDIPEGLHAELRDYQHDGLNWLNFLDGFNFGGCLADDMGLGKTLQIIAFILSQREKRAHTTNLVVVPTSLIFNWQDEISKFAPSIKVLVHYGADRQKSTAHFSDYEVILTSYGMLLSDIRFLKTFTFNYTFLDESQTIKNPNSERYKAARLLQSRNRIVLTGTPVENSTFDLYSQLSFACPGLLGSKQYFKDIYAIPIDKFEYSKRAIELQQKIKPFILRRTKKQVAKELPEKTETVIYCEMNAEQRRIYDAYEKELREFIAANDDDLNKNSMHVLTGLTRLRQICNSPILIKEGYSGEHAVKIEILMEQILGKSKDHKILVFSQFVGMLDLLKPELERHGIPFEYLTGKTKDRGKKVANFQENEDIRVFLISLKAGGVGLNLTQADYIYLIDPWWNPATENQAIDRSYRIGQTKNVIAVRMICSNTVEEKILTLQKKKTILAQNLLKTDGKKLQGLSKQDLLDILESK